One Brassica oleracea var. oleracea cultivar TO1000 chromosome C7, BOL, whole genome shotgun sequence genomic window carries:
- the LOC106303841 gene encoding lysine histidine transporter 2, which translates to MSKSEMSASEIAAAKQKKVDDWLPITSSRKAKWWYSAFHNVTAMVGAGVLSLPYAMSNLGWGPGVTLMILSWLITLYTLWQMVEMHEIVPGKRLDRYHELGQEAFGEKLGLWIVVPQQLIVEVGVDIVYMVTGGKSLKKVHELLCPDCKDIRTTFWIMIFASVHFVISHLPNFNSISGISLAAAVMSLTYSTIAWAASVHKGVKPDVDYSYRASTTPGKVFNFLNAMGDVAFAYAGHNVVLEIQATIPSTPEVPSKVPMWRGVVVAYIVVAICYFPVAFLGYWIFGNSVDDNILMTLEKPVWLVAMANLFVVVHVIGSYQIFAMPVFDMMETVLVKKLNFDPSFTLRFITRSLYVAFTMFIAICIPFFGGLLGFFGGFAFAPTTYYLPCIIWLILKKPKRFGLSWTINWFCIIVGVILTILAPVGGLRTIIINASTYKFFS; encoded by the exons ATGAGTAAGAGCGAAATGTCAGCGAGCGAGATTGCTGCGGCGAAGCAGAAGAAAGTCGACGACTGGTTACCGATCACATCCTCAAGAAAGGCCAAGTGGTGGTACTCTGCTTTCCACAATGTTACTGCCATGGTTGGCGCTGGTGTTCTTAGCTTGCCCTACGCTATGTCCAATCTTGGATG GGGACCTGGCGTGACTTTGATGATACTGTCATGGTTGATAACTTTGTACACGCTGTGGCAAATGGTGGAGATGCACGAGATTGTACCAGGGAAGAGGCTTGACAGATATCACGAGCTAGGCCAAGAAGCTTTTGGCGAAAAGCTTGGTCTATGGATCGTTGTGCCTCAACAGCTCATCGTGGAGGTCGGTGTCGACATCGTTTATATGGTCACGGGAGGAAAGTCCCTCAAGAAAGTCCATGAACTCCTCTGCCCCGATTGCAAAGACATCAGAACCACATTTTGGATCATGATCTTTGCTTCTGTTCATTTCGTTATCTCTCACCTACCCAACTTCAACTCCATCTCGGGCATTTCACTCGCAGCTGCCGTTATGTCCTTAAC TTACTCAACTATCGCTTGGGCTGCATCGGTGCACAAAGGGGTTAAGCCAGATGTAGACTACTCGTATAGAGCCTCGACAACTCCTGGAAAAGTATTCAACTTCTTGAACGCGATGGGAGATGTGGCTTTTGCCTACGCAGGTCACAACGTCGTGTTGGAGATTCAGGCAACCATCCCATCGACTCCGGAGGTGCCATCAAAGGTTCCAATGTGGAGAGGAGTCGTTGTAGCTTACATCGTAGTCGCCATTTGCTACTTCCCTGTAGCGTTCCTCGGCTATTGGATCTTTGGAAACAGCGTTGATGACAACATTCTCATGACTTTGGAGAAGCCCGTCTGGCTTGTCGCAATGGCTAACTTGTTTGTGGTCGTCCATGTCATTGGAAGCTATCAG ATCTTTGCAATGCCCGTGTTTGACATGATGGAAACCGTTTTGGTCAAGAAGCTGAATTTCGATCCTTCCTTCACACTCCGCTTCATCACTCGCAGTCTCTATGTTG CTTTCACTATGTTCATTGCAATATGTATCCCGTTCTTTGGTGGACTACTCGGTTTCTTTGGAGGATTTGCCTTCGCACCAACAACTTACTAC CTTCCATGCATTATCTGGCTCATTCTCAAGAAACCAAAGAGGTTTGGTCTATCCTGGACGATTAATTGG TTCTGCATTATAGTAGGAGTTATATTGACGATCCTAGCACCCGTTGGTGGCCTCAGAACCATCATTATCAATGCAAGCACCTACAAGTTCTTCTCTTAG
- the LOC106306853 gene encoding 2,4-dichlorophenol 6-monooxygenase — protein MALLGLIKRVSRISRNNSRVRVYPARYFQSRDLSSSNTFHGKDAKLPVLIVGAGPVGLVLSILLTKLGVKCALVDKATCFSKHPQAHFINNRSMEIFRKLDGLAGEIERSQPPVDLWRKFIYCTSLSGSTLGTVDHMQPQDFEKVVSPASVAHFSQYKLTSLMLKRLENLGFNVHSSKESDGLELDSVVAGKILMGHECVAIDANKESVTATVAFLKGGKRMERNIQCSLLVGADGAGSAVRRLTNVEMRGERDLQKLISVHFISRELGEYLINNRPGMLFFIFNTGGIGVLVAHDLLQGEFVLQIPYYPPQQSLSDFSTEMCRMLIFNLVGHELSDLDVADIKPWVMHAEVAEKFMCCENRVILAGDAAHRFPPAGGFGMNTGIQDAHNLAWKIAALVQGSAKSSILNTYETERRPIALFNTSLSIQNFRAAMSVPSALGLDPTIANSVHRFINKTVGSILPTGLQKAILDKVFAIGRAQLSESLLNESNPLGHQRLSRLKSIFDGGKSLQLQFPAEDLGFRYQEGAIVPDNESGAGDPEAPSGRRRDYVPCAEPGSRLPHMYVKVLSDSTREVIVSTLDLISIDKVEFLLIISPLQESYELARATFEVAKEFKANVKVCVIWPSSSDDGVVRDSKSALAPCENVVDVMEVKEESGGEASWWSICKLTERGSILVRPDEHIAWRMKSSVPLEPTLHMRDVFNIILGKQ, from the exons ATGGCATTGCTTGGGCTGATCAAGAGGGTTTCACGAATAAGCAGAAACAATTCGAGGGTCAGAGTGTACCCAGCGAGATACTTCCAAAGCAGGGACCTTTCAAGCTCAAACACCTTTCACGGCAAAGATGCTAAGCTTCCTGTTCTGATCGTCGGCGCTGGACCGGTAGGCCTCGTTTTATCCATCCTTCTCACCAAACTAG GTGTGAAATGTGCTCTTGTTGACAAAGCCACATGCTTTTCTAAACATCCACAAGCTCATTTCATCAACAACCGGTCTATGGAG ATCTTTCGTAAATTGGATGGGTTAGCTGGGGAGATTGAAAGATCACAGCCTCCTGTTGATTTGTGGAGGAAGTTTATATACTGTACTTCACTCTCCGGTTCAACTCTAGGCACAGTGGACCACATGCAGCCTCAAG ATTTTGAGAAGGTTGTCAGCCCTGCTTCCGTTGCTCACTTCTCCCAGTACAAATTGACAAGCTTAATGCTTAAGCGGTTAGAAAACCTCGGCTTTAATGTTCATAGTTCCAAAGAGTCGGATGGTCTTGAGCTTGACTCTGTTGTTGCGGGGAAAATTCTTATGGGTCATGAGTGTGTGGCGATCGATGCTAACAAGGAAAGCGTTACTGCAACTGTTGCTTTTCTCAAAGGAGGCAAGCGTATGGAAAGAAACATCCAATGTAGTCTACTGGTTGGTGCTGATGGTGCTGGGAGTGCTGTAAGAAGGCTCACAAATGTAGAGATGCGTGGGGAAAGAGATCTGCAGAAGCTTATTAGTGTCCATTTCATTAGCAGGGAGCTCGGTGAGTACTTGATCAATAACAGACCAGGGATGTTGTTTTTCATTTTCAACACCGGAGGTATAGGAGTTCTCGTTGCCCATGATCTTCTACAAGGAGAGTTTGTCTTACAG ATCCCATACTATCCTCCTCAGCAGAGCCTATCTGATTTCAGTACGGAG ATGTGCAGGATGTTGATATTCAATTTGGTGGGACATGAGCTTTCAGACTTGGATGTAGCTGATATTAAGCCGTGGGTCATGCATGCTGAAGTCGCCGAGAAATTCATGTGCTGTGAGAACAGAGTGATACTTGCCGGTGATGCTGCTCACAGGTTCCCACCTGCTGGAGGTTTCG GAATGAACACTGGAATTCAAGATGCTCATAATCTTGCATGGAAAATAGCAGCTCTTGTTCAGGGTTCTGCAAAATCTTCGATTCTTAATACATATGAAACAGAACGTAGACCG ATTGCCCTTTTCAATACTTCACTCAGCATTCAGAACTTCAGAGCAGCTATGTCGGTTCCTTCAGCGCTAGGTCTTGATCCAACAATTGCCAACTCAG TTCATAGGTTTATAAACAAAACAGTCGGTTCCATCCTTCCAACTGGGCTGCAAAAGGCAATCTTGGATAAGGTCTTTGCAATAGGACGTGCACAGCTTTCGGAATCTCTGTTGAATGAGAGCAATCCACTAGGACATCAGAGACTTAGCAGACTAAAGAGTATATTCGATGGAGGAAAAAGCCTTCAACTACAGTTTCCTGCAGAGGATCTTGGTTTCAG GTACCAAGAGGGAGCCATTGTTCCTGATAATGAGTCTGGAGCTGGTGATCCTGAAGCACCAAGTGGTCGTAGAAGAGACTATGTTCCCTGTGCTGAACCAGGTTCAAGACTGCCCCATATGTATGTGAAAGTTCTGTCAGATTCCACAAGAGAAGTTATTGTTTCTACACTGGATCTTATTTCCATCGACAAAGTGGAGTTTCTACTTATAATATCGCCCTTACAAGAGTCCTATGAGCTAGCTCGCGCTACATTCGAAGTCGCAAAAGAGTTTAAGGCTAATGTAAAGGTATGTGTAATCTGGCCTAGTAGCAGTGACGATGGTGTTGTAAGGGATAGCAAATCAGCATTAGCTCCATGTGAAAATGTTGTTGACGTTATGGAAGTTAAAGAAGAAAGTGGTGGAGAAGCTTCTTGGTGGAGTATTTGTAAGTTGACAGAGAGAGGTTCTATTTTGGTACGCCCCGATGAACACATTGCTTGGCGTATGAAGTCTAGTGTTCCTTTGGAACCTACTCTGCACATGAGAGATGTCTTCAACATCATTCTTGGGAAACAATGA
- the LOC106305748 gene encoding U-box domain-containing protein 6: MFFFERRIIIVKVCLNCVMDVSELEENLFAVSDAKLHRDICKELSAVYCKVLSIFPSLEEARPRSKSGIQALCSLHIALEKAKNILQHCSESSKLYLAITGDAVLLKFEKAKSALIDSLRRVEDIVPSSIGSQILEVVGELEHTKFLLDPSEKEVGDRIIALLQQGKKFDNATDNSELEIFHHAATRLSITSSRSALAERRALKKLIDRARAEEDKRKESIVAYLLHLMRKYSKLFRNEITDENDSQGSPPASPTGNEDRAHHAFGRQLSKFGSINFKKSGQAPTPPEELRCPISLQLMCDPVIIASGQTYERVCIEKWFGDGHNSCPKTQQQLPHLSLTPNYCVKGLIASWCEQNGISVPAEPPESLDLNYWRLALSDTESANSKSVDSKGSSTLKAPETVPLEERSTIDKEDVTVADEETSEINVLEKYQDILAMLEKEEDLAKKCKVVENVRLVLKDDEEARILMGANGFVEAFSRFLESAVDENNAAAQETGAMALFNLAVNNNRNKELMLNSGVIPLLERMISCSHSLGPATALYLNLSCLEKAKPVIGSSQAVPFFVKLLVQVENTETQCQLDALHALYNLSTHSPNIPTLLSSNIIKTLQLLASTGDHLWIEKSLAVLLNLASSHEGKEEMISSQGMINTLATVLDTGDTIEQEQAVACLVILCTGSERCIQMVLQEGVIPSLVSISVNGSPRGRDKSQKLLMMFREQRQREQPSLNKEEAPRKSVSAPLPMSVSGQASSPESEGKPLFKSISRRKTLTRPLRFLWKKSYSLHH, from the exons ATGTTTTTTTTTGAAAGAAGAATAATTATTGTTAAGGTTTGTTTAAATTGTGTCATGGATGTAAGCGAACTTGAGGAGAATTTGTTCGCTGTTAGCGATGCCAAG TTACATAGAGACATTTGCAAGGAGCTATCCGCAGTTTATTGCAAGGTACTGTCCATCTTCCCTTCCTTGGAAGAGGCAAGACCTCGGAGCAAATCAGGGATTCAAGCCTTGTGCTCCTTACACATTGCACTCGAGAAGGCAAAGAACATTCTTCAACACTGCTCTGAGTCTAGCAAACTTTACTTG GCTATAACTGGGGATGCTGTACTGTTAAAATTTGAGAAAGCAAAATCTGCGCTTATTGATAGTCTTAGACGCGTAGAGGACATTGTCCCTAGCTCTATTGGCTCTCAG ATTTTGGAAGTTGTTGGTGAACTAGAGCACACCAAGTTCTTGCTTGATCCATCAGAAAAAGAAGTTGGTGACAGAATCATTGCACTCTTGCAACAAGGCAAGAAATTCGACAACGCCACTGACAACTCCGAGCTCGAAATTTTCCACCACGCAGCTACAAGACTGAGCATAACTTCCTCTAGATCAGCTCTAGCGGAGCGCCGTGCTTTAAAGAAACTCATAGACAGGGCACGTGCGGAAGAAGACAAGCGTAAAGAGTCTATTGTAGCTTACCTCTTGCATCTCATGAGAAAATACTCAAAGCTCTTCAGAAACGAGATCACTGATGAGAATGACTCTCAGGGCTCACCACCAGCTTCCCCCACTGGTAATGAAGACCGAGCTCATCACGCGTTTGGGCGTCAACTATCTAAGTTCGGTTCTATTAACTTTAAGAAGTCAGGACAGGCTCCCACTCCACCGGAAGAACTGAGGTGTCCCATATCGTTGCAGCTGATGTGTGATCCTGTCATTATTGCCTCTGGACAGACTTATGAACGGGTCTGTATCGAGAAATGGTTCGGTGATGGACATAACTCTTGCCCCAAGACTCAGCAGCAGCTCCCACATCTTTCCTTGACCCCTAATTACTGTGTGAAAGGTCTGATTGCGAGCTGGTGTGAGCAGAATGGGATCTCAGTCCCTGCTGAACCACCAGAGTCTCTCGACCTTAACTACTGGAGACTAGCACTGTCTGACACTGAATCCGCTAATTCAAAGTCAGTTGATAGTAAAGGATCTAGCACACTGAAGGCTCCTGAAACCGTTCCTTTGGAGGAGCGTAGCACTATTGACAAAGAAGATGTCACTGTGGCTGATGAGGAGACTTCTGAGATCAATGTTCTAGAGAAGTATCAGGATATATTGGCTATGTTGGAGAAAGAGGAGGACTTAGCTAAAAAGTGCAAAGTAGTAGAAAATGTCAGGCTAGTGCTGAAGGATGATGAAGAGGCCAGGATCCTCATGGGAGCCAATGGATTTGTTGAAGCGTTTTCGCGGTTTCTAGAATCAGCTGTTGATGAAAACAATGCAGCAGCACAGGAAACAGGAGCTATGGCTCTATTTAACTTAGCTGTCAACAATAACAG GAACAAAGAGTTGATGCTAAATTCAGGAGTCATCCCACTGCTGGAGAGAATGATCTCATGTTCCCACTCCCTAGGGCCAGCAACTGCGTTATATCTAAACCTCTCCTGCCTTGAGAAAGCCAAGCCAGTGATTGGCTCAAGTCAAGCAGTTCCCTTCTTTGTAAAACTTCTTGTTCAGGTAGAAAACACCGAGACCCAATGCCAGCTGGACGCTCTTCACGCCCTCTACAACCTTTCAACCCACTCTCCCAACATCCCCACTCTCCTCTCATCTAACATAATCAAAACCCTTCAACTCCTTGCGTCAACAGGTGACCACTTGTGGATAGAGAAGTCACTAGCCGTGTTACTAAACCTAGCCTCTAGCCACGAAGGGAAAGAAGAGATGATATCATCACAAGGCATGATCAACACTCTCGCAACGGTGCTAGACACTGGGGACACCATCGAACAAGAGCAAGCCGTTGCTTGCCTTGTGATCCTATGCACGGGAAGCGAGCGGTGTATCCAGATGGTTCTACAAGAAGGTGTGATTCCGTCTCTGGTTTCGATCTCGGTGAACGGAAGTCCCCGTGGAAGAGACAAGTCTCAGAAGCTTCTGATGATGTTCAGGGAACAGAGGCAACGAGAACAGCCGTCGCTAAACAAAGAGGAAGCTCCCAGGAAAAGCGTATCGGCACCGTTACCAATGTCTGTATCTGGTCAAGCTTCATCTCCAGAGTCGGAAGGAAAGCCTTTGTTTAAATCAATATCAAGAAGGAAGACATTAACAAGACCATTGAGGTTCCTCTGGAAGAAAAGCTACTCGCTCCACCATTAA
- the LOC106301735 gene encoding 3-oxoacyl-[acyl-carrier-protein] reductase 4, translated as MATTVAATKFTSLKATAGKLGYREICQVRQWSPLQSAMPHFGMLRCRQPFATSTVVNAQAQAQATGVEQTTTEEEEAVPKVESPVVVVTGASRGIGKAIALSLGKAGCKVLVNYARSAKEAEEVSKQIEEYGGQAITFGGDVSKEADVDAMMKTAVDKWGTIDVVVNNAGITRDTLLIRMKKSQWDEVMDLNLTGVFLCTQAATKIMMKKRKGRIINIASVVGLIGNIGQANYAAAKAGVIGFSKTAAREGASRNINVNVVCPGFIASDMTAKLGEDMEKKILGTIPLGRYGQPEDVAGLVEFLALSPAASYITGQTFTIDGGIAI; from the exons ATGGCCACCACCGTCGCAGCAACAAAATTCACCTCCTTGAAAGCCACCGCTGGGAAGCTCGGTTACCGTGAGATCTGCCAGGTCCGTCAATGGTCTCCGCTTCAGTCTGCGATGCCTCATTTCGGTATGCTGCGATGTAGACAGCCATTTGCAACCTCCACTG TTGTGAACGCTCAAGCTCAAGCTCAAGCCACGGGTGTTGAGCAAACAACGACAGAAGAAGAAGAAGCTGTTCCAAAAGTGGAATCTCCAGTTGTGGTTGTGACTGGTGCCTCTCGAGGCATTGGTAAAGCTATTGCTCTTTCCTTGGGCAAAGCTGGCTGTAAG GTCTTGGTGAATTATGCTAGGTCTGCAAAGGAGGCTGAAGAAGTTTCCAAACAG ATTGAAGAATATGGTGGCCAGGCTATTACTTTTGGAGGTGATGTCTCGAAAGAGGCTGATGTGGATGCCATGATGAAAACC GCTGTTGATAAATGGGGAACCATTGACGTCGTGGTTAACAATGCAG GAATTACCAGGGATACCTTGTTGATTCGAATGAAGAAATCTCAATGGGATGAAGTGATGGATTTGAATCTCACTGGAGTGTTTCTCTGTACCCAG GCAGCAACAAAGATCATGATGAAGAAGAGAAAG GGAAGGATCATCAACATAGCATCAGTTGTTGGTCTCATTGGTAACATTGGGCAAGCAAACTACGCTGCAGCTAAAGCTGGAGTTATTGGGTTTTCCAAGACTGCCGCCAGAGAGGGTGCTAGCAGGAATATAAAT GTGAACGTGGTTTGCCCTGGATTCATTGCATCTGACATGACTGCCAAGCTTGGAGAAGACATGGAAAAGAAAATCTTGGGAACAATCCCATTAG GACGATATGGACAACCAGAAGATGTGGCTGGCTTGGTCGAATTCTTGGCTCTCAGTCCGGCAGCCAGTTACATAACTGGACAG ACATTCACCATCGATGGAGGTATTGCCATCTAG
- the LOC106306854 gene encoding uncharacterized membrane protein YuiD-like gives MEDSSTPTATSSTHYFSIFTNYPLISAFTAFAIAQFIKLFTSWYRERRWDLKQLLGSGGMPSSHSSTVTALAVAIGLQEGFGGSHFAIALILASVVMYDATGVRLHAGRQAEVLNQIVFELPAQHPLAESRPLRELLGHTPPQVVAGGMLGSVTAVTGYLFTRIATS, from the exons ATGGAGGATTCTTCCACGCCTACTGCTACGTCTTCGACTCATTACTTCTCTATTTTCACGAACTACCCTCTCATCTCCGCCTTCACGGCATTCGCCATCGCTCAGTTCATCAAACTCTTCACCTCCTG GTATAGGGAAAGGAGATGGGATCTCAAACAGCTTCTTGGGTCTGGAGGAATGCCTTCTTCTCATTCATCTACTGTTACCGCTCTCGCTGTTGCTATTGGTTTGCAAGAGGGTTTTGGTGGATCACATTTTGCTATTGCCTTGATCTTGGCATCTGTT GTTATGTATGATGCTACCGGTGTAAGATTGCATGCGGGTCGCCAAGCTGAG GTTCTCAATCAGATTGTGTTCGAACTTCCTGCTCAACACCCACTGGCTGAAAGCAGACCATTGCGCGAACTTCTCGGCCACACCCCTCCTCAG GTCGTTGCTGGTGGAATGCTTGGAAGTGTCACAGCAGTCACTGGATACTTGTTTACCAGGATAGCTACTAGCTAA